A segment of the Deinococcus roseus genome:
CTGTTTTTAGTTGGTGGGTTTACTGCTTCTTGATGGTGTAGTAGTAGTATCCTGGGTAAACAGGGTTATACACCACACCGCTGAGGTAAGGGTGCTGAATCTCCACGTTGATGACCTGGTGGGTGGGCAGCCCGAGCACCTCATCGAAGGCGATTTTTTCGATGCTGCTCAAGAGGACATTTCTCGCTTTGCTGTTGGTCTCTTCAGAAAGCTGCTCAATCAGCTGATCCACTTTGGGGTTTTTGATGCTCTGGGTTTTGGCCAGGGTTCCACTGGAGTGCAGCAGCGGTTGCACGAAGTTGTAGGCATCTCCGTAGTCTGCGGCCCAGTTGCCTGCCCACAAAGACATCTGCCCTGATGCCCGCATGGCGCGGATCTGGCTGTTGGGCAGGTCACGCACTTCGATTTTGAATTTGGGGTTGAGGGCTTCAACGTTGGCCTTCAAGATTTCCAGGGTGGCTTTGCGCACAGGGTTTCCAGAGTTGTAGTACACCGGAAGCACAAAGCCATTTTCCCAAACTTTGCCGTCCCAGGCGGCTTTGAAATGCTGAATGGCTTTGCTTTTGTTGTAGGTGTACTTCTTCTGCCCGGCTTTGCTGTAAAGCCCTTTGATCAGCACGCTGTTCATCTGGATGGCCTGCTTTTGCAGCACATCGTTGACCAGAGCGCTGTAATCCATGCTGAACGCCAAGGCTTTGCGCACATTCACGTCACTCAGGAAGGTGCTGGGAATGCCTTTGCCATCCAGCTGCCCACTTCCCAGGATGTTGGTGCCCTGACCGCTGATCTTCTGGTTCATGTACAGCATGTCGATGCCCAGGGCAGGCACTGGCTTGCTGACTTTGAGGGTGGGGTCACTGTGCAGGATGTGCTCGTACTGCGAAGCTGG
Coding sequences within it:
- a CDS encoding ABC transporter substrate-binding protein; its protein translation is MQKLLMTTILLLSPALAAKNPSVITVAHAADWSTLDPAYCYENLCGEVLQNTLETLVFYQGISSDRFSGLLAQNVPTKQNGGISQDGKTYTFKLRKGLKFADGSPLTASDVEYSFKRLLVHNWGAAYLLSEALFGDTDGMSASGAIKFSDLNSAIQMVDPQTIVFKLKRPFAPFLAILATPYVGAVYSKQATIKAGGWDGTEASWLKANAQEDKDSIFQKTIPLGSGPYQLERYDVGQNIVLKRNPNYWRKPASVERVVLSNVQDPATRVQLFLNEDADFASIPASQYEHILHSDPTLKVSKPVPALGIDMLYMNQKISGQGTNILGSGQLDGKGIPSTFLSDVNVRKALAFSMDYSALVNDVLQKQAIQMNSVLIKGLYSKAGQKKYTYNKSKAIQHFKAAWDGKVWENGFVLPVYYNSGNPVRKATLEILKANVEALNPKFKIEVRDLPNSQIRAMRASGQMSLWAGNWAADYGDAYNFVQPLLHSSGTLAKTQSIKNPKVDQLIEQLSEETNSKARNVLLSSIEKIAFDEVLGLPTHQVINVEIQHPYLSGVVYNPVYPGYYYYTIKKQ